In a genomic window of Phaenicophaeus curvirostris isolate KB17595 chromosome Z, BPBGC_Pcur_1.0, whole genome shotgun sequence:
- the LOC138733452 gene encoding interleukin-6 receptor subunit beta-like, whose protein sequence is MKNSLLAAIFLFASDSCSCINWGVPFCQRLPDWDNELVCYKELSEDLTCTWLPEPSAPNTINYTIFLKWDRIPKLFQRNTSLSSITIERKHLYMKRTASVWIAVNYAHDRCMKGKNISVTPSKTGKCSTPSNVSAYQVTNQMIIKWVLPATPASYELRYREALTESTRWTLVPVERNAVNVTILNLNAMSSHIIQLRCIAKDGLHCVCVWSKDILVPHKLMNKPRISYNATTEISGGKRSVLLKWEVTQTDNILGYYVDVERIPNSCRDSPNRIFQKERKVLLNLSLAYYRVNISAYNEAGESPQATYIVPEFSATDLPGQIHVKHHGSNVIVTWTPEYNPNCFMVDWGTGKEDMYMKIVTATAGNFTLENIQPYKLYRIMVHASDVCQCENFTRHEKTFGVTQFYSVEGVPRTGPTNVTILNITKHTAFVKWTAIATEDCLGFLQGYRITYMDLSSKKSLAVTLNSSTTSYRLTGLKEKTIYRVQISGFTNAGEGPPTLSQPFSTPKYDKGEFEGFVTGLCVSMMFILIFVPLICSLVLKRLKISCWPSVPSPRNSSALQDMTNWKPASRSLLQALSDNDTTSLHVIEHRSKTPLKTDLFADGGEDSKCEACQSEEPSNNTDISPKHEEIPEEAVIREEGGIISITVPLLSDYTSMEFSQKALMSLTVKLPARDAHPHLEMELSSKPAQTEHQIFFTPQDYLKQSQVVFLPSGPTLMGKVNSN, encoded by the exons ATGAAGAACTCTCTGCTCGCAGCTATCTTTTTATTCGCATCAG ATTCCTGCAGCTGCATAAACTGGGGTGTTCCATTTTGCCAGCGGCTCCCAG ACTGGGACAATGAATTGGTATGCTACAAAGAATTAAGTGAGGATCTAACCTGTACCTGGCTGCCAGAACCCAGTGCTCCAAATACCATTAATTATACCATATTCTTAAAATG ggACAGAATTCCAAAACTTTTTCAACGAAACACATCATTGTCTTCCATCACGATAGAACGAAAGCACCTCTACATGAAGCGAACTGCTTCTGTCTGGATAGCAGTGAATTATGCCCATGACCGTTGCATGAAAGGAAAGAACATCTCAGTTACACCAAGTAAAACAG GGAAGTGCTCAACACCATCTAACGTAAGTGCTTACCAGGTCACAAACCAAATGATAATAAAGTGGGTCCTGCCCGCAACTCCTGCATCATACGAGCTGAGATACAGAGAGGCACTCACAGAATCCACTCGGTGGACACTG GTGCCTGTAGAAAGAAATGCAGTCAATGTCACCATTTTGAATTTAAATGCCATGTCTTCACACATTATTCAGCTCAGATGCATAGCCAAGGATGGTCTCCACTGTGTTTGTGTTTGGAGTAAAGATATTTTGGTCCCTCACA AACTCATGAACAAACCAAGGATATCATATAACGCAACTACAGAAATCTCTGGTGGCAAAAGAAGTGTTCTTTTGAAGTGGGAG GTAACACAAACTGACAACATCCTTGGATATTACGTCGATGTGGAAAGAATACCCAACAGTTGCAGAGATTCACCAAATCGGATATttcaaaaggagagaaaagttcTTCTAAATCTCTCCCTGGCTTATTACAGAGTTAATATTTCTGCCTATAATGAAGCAGGAGAATCTCCACAAGCCACGTACATTGTCCCAGAGTTCTCTGCAACAG ACTTGCCCGGCCAAATCCATGTCAAACACCACGGAAGTAATGTAATTGTCACCTGGACTCCAGAATACAATCCAAACTGTTTTATGGTTGACTGGGGCACTGGTAAAGAGGATATGTACATGAAAATAGTAACTGCAACTGCTGGAAATTTCACACTAG aaaatatcCAGCCATATAAGCTATACAGAATAATGGTTCATGCATCTGATGTGTGTCAGTGTGAAAATTTCACAAGACATGAAAAGACTTTTGGAGTGACCCAGTTTTACTCAGTTGAAGGAG TTCCTAGGACAGGTCCCACTAATGTGACAATTCTGAATATCACAAAGCACACTGCATTTGTAAAGTGGACTGCAATAGCTACTGAAGACTGTTTGGGCTTTCTCCAGGGATACAGGATCACCTACATGGATTTATCAAGTAAAAAGTCTCTGG CTGTAACTCTCAATTCTTCTACCACAAGTTACCGTCTTACTGGACTGAAGGAGAAAACCATCTACCGTGTGCAGATTTCGGGATTCACTAATGCTGGCGAAGGACCTCCAACTCTTTCACAACCTTTCAGCACCCCAAAATACG ATAAAGGAGAATTTGAAGGTTTTGTGACTGGCTTGTGTGTCAGCATGATGTTTATTCTGATTTTCGTACCCCTCATTTGTTCTCTGGTGCTTAAAAG GCTGAAAATATCATGCTGGCCCAGTGTACCAAGTCCAAGAAACAGCAGTGCGCTCCAAGATATG ACTAATTGGAAACCTGCATCAAGGTCACTGCTTCAGGCCCTCTCAGATAATGATACCACCAGCCTTCATGTAATAGAGCATAGGTCAAAGACTCCTTTGAAGAcagatctctttgcagatgGTGGAGAAGATAGCAAGTGTGAAGCTTGCCAGTCAGAAGAACCTAGCAATAACACAGACATAAGCCCAAAGCATGAAGAAATCCCTGAAGAAGCAGTTAtaagagaagaaggaggaatcATTTCCATTACAGTCCCACTCTTGAGTGACTACACCAGCATGGAGTTCAGCCAGAAAGCCTTGATGAGTCTGACTGTGAAGCTGCCTGCCAGAGATGCTCATCCTCATCTGGAAATGGAACTAAGCAGTAAGCCAGCACAAACTGagcatcagatttttttcactcCCCAAGATTACCTCAAGCAAAGCCAGGTAGTATTTTTGCCATCTGGACCAACTTTGATGGGAAAAGTGAATTCGAACTGA